A stretch of Paludisphaera borealis DNA encodes these proteins:
- a CDS encoding RNA polymerase sigma factor gives MIRSQQTSVGRELERLLRDGIRPALSDARLLDRYLVDHDESAFETLVERHGPMVVSLCRRYLRDPRDVEDAFQATFLILVRKGSSLRDAASLSSWLYGVAYRVAARARADVMKRRAREGEPDGLPQALAPLAQPPDDSLETLDAELSRLPEKYRAPLILCYLEGRTHEQAAAELGWPVGTVRSRMAKARSILETRLTRRGLDASACLAVLRPEFFLTSTVLPSLTSISTTWPATALAQGVLAAMLISQLKWIGVGTTAVGLLAASVGMGALAVNTPASLEDVPSRPTQAAKPTPVPTPSPRPIPRPQPRPNDDVQARLAEMEQKIDRLMELLHRMEERSLTTAGRLPGPFEAEQDSPEPPRALHPPARALPPPEPASPPGEAPSRPDAPPGIPEDAPHPDAPPRAEAPPVEVPEPPSPPLPPGEPPAESAPSPLNTTSETPIAVASPPRTVPPPAAVDPLASTASLPVLPPSPAQPSPYPETAPLPASVEVRPFSPMALADTNTGGIGTSRTMVDLVLARRERGGVREIEALLQNLHKRQQRNDELRAQRVISEADSIVPTELARILVAQLRELEDEFEFDEQYMKNLEQSTAEGRLEVEKLLRSMNEVEGARSKGRIEEKIHRLNQATDRLENEHRTRSREFEMNKSRQKNVRRLIEWAEEHFKELKI, from the coding sequence ATGATTCGGTCACAACAAACCTCGGTCGGCAGGGAGCTGGAGCGTCTGCTCCGCGACGGAATTCGGCCGGCGCTCAGCGATGCGCGGCTGCTCGACCGCTACCTCGTCGACCACGACGAGTCGGCCTTCGAGACCCTCGTCGAGCGGCACGGGCCCATGGTCGTGTCGCTCTGTCGCCGCTACCTTCGCGATCCGCGCGACGTCGAGGACGCCTTCCAGGCGACGTTCTTGATCCTCGTCCGCAAGGGATCGAGCCTGCGTGACGCGGCTTCGCTTTCAAGCTGGCTGTACGGCGTGGCTTATCGCGTCGCGGCGCGGGCGCGGGCTGACGTGATGAAGCGACGTGCCCGCGAGGGCGAGCCGGACGGCCTGCCGCAAGCCCTTGCACCGCTCGCGCAGCCGCCCGACGACTCGCTCGAAACCCTCGACGCCGAGCTGAGCCGGCTTCCGGAGAAGTACCGCGCGCCGCTGATTCTCTGTTACCTCGAAGGTCGGACGCACGAGCAGGCCGCCGCCGAGCTGGGCTGGCCGGTCGGCACGGTCCGCAGCCGGATGGCCAAAGCCCGCTCGATTCTGGAGACGCGATTGACCCGTCGCGGACTGGACGCCTCGGCCTGCCTGGCGGTTTTGCGGCCGGAATTCTTCCTCACCTCCACGGTCCTTCCCTCGCTGACGTCCATCTCCACCACGTGGCCGGCGACGGCCCTTGCTCAAGGAGTTCTCGCTGCGATGCTGATCTCTCAATTGAAATGGATCGGAGTCGGAACGACGGCCGTCGGCCTCCTCGCCGCGTCGGTCGGCATGGGCGCCCTGGCGGTCAACACGCCGGCCAGCCTCGAAGACGTTCCCAGCAGGCCCACTCAGGCGGCGAAGCCGACACCGGTACCGACGCCGTCTCCCCGGCCGATTCCTCGGCCTCAGCCTAGACCGAACGACGACGTGCAGGCCCGGCTCGCGGAGATGGAGCAGAAGATCGATCGGCTGATGGAGCTGCTTCACCGCATGGAAGAGCGTTCCTTGACCACCGCCGGCAGGCTCCCGGGTCCGTTCGAAGCTGAGCAGGACAGCCCCGAGCCGCCCCGCGCATTACATCCCCCGGCCCGGGCCCTGCCGCCCCCCGAACCCGCTTCTCCTCCCGGCGAGGCTCCCTCACGCCCTGATGCACCGCCAGGCATTCCCGAGGACGCGCCCCACCCGGACGCGCCGCCCCGTGCCGAGGCTCCCCCGGTCGAGGTCCCGGAGCCTCCCTCGCCCCCACTCCCCCCCGGCGAGCCGCCGGCCGAGTCGGCCCCGAGTCCTCTTAACACCACCTCGGAAACGCCGATCGCCGTGGCGTCGCCGCCCCGGACCGTTCCGCCCCCGGCCGCGGTCGACCCGCTCGCATCGACCGCGAGTCTGCCCGTCCTGCCGCCATCGCCGGCTCAACCCTCGCCGTACCCCGAGACGGCCCCATTACCTGCTAGCGTCGAGGTCCGACCATTCTCGCCAATGGCTCTGGCCGACACGAACACCGGGGGGATCGGGACGTCGAGAACGATGGTCGATCTCGTGCTTGCAAGACGCGAGCGCGGCGGCGTTCGTGAAATCGAGGCGCTTCTTCAGAACCTGCATAAGCGACAGCAGCGCAACGACGAGCTGAGGGCGCAACGCGTCATTTCCGAGGCCGATTCCATCGTTCCAACCGAACTCGCCCGAATCCTCGTGGCGCAGCTCAGAGAGCTCGAGGACGAGTTCGAGTTCGATGAGCAGTACATGAAGAATCTGGAACAATCGACCGCGGAAGGCAGGCTAGAGGTCGAGAAACTATTGAGGAGTATGAACGAGGTCGAGGGCGCGAGATCAAAGGGTAGAATCGAGGAAAAGATTCATCGACTGAATCAAGCCACGGATCGGCTGGAGAACGAACATCGTACGAGATCGCGCGAGTTCGAGATGAACAAGTCTCGACAAAAGAATGTCCGCCGACTGATCGAATGGGCCGAGGAGCATTTCAAGGAGCTTAAGATCTGA
- a CDS encoding amidohydrolase has protein sequence MTMSRALWWIAGLLSLFGGCRDAVGDEVADLILHHGKVVTVDRDFSVRQALAVKGGRLLRVGDDDDVLKLQGPGTVLVDLGGRMVLPGLIDSHTHPTDASMTEFDHPIPEMETIGDVLDYIRARAVALGPDKWVVVRQVFITRLKERRYPTREELDRVAPANPVLFATGPDASLNSAALKLSGIDKDFRPEGPGKVEIDPATGAPTGILRNLTRYVKATPSERAPSELDRDKRLVELFADYNSVGITAVIDRDADAQAVERYGRLHEAGALSIRMGVSHGVTNLGPIDEILAEIRRVAAHPLRRGGPMLRIVGVKLYLDGGMLTGSAFMREPWGVSKIYSIDDPTYKGVLFIPRERLVPMVRAAVESGLQFTAHSVGDGAVHALLDAYEEVDKQTPVGPTRPCITHSNFMSREAIEKASRLGVAVDVQPAWLYLDTPTLSAHFGNDRLRFFQPLRSLFAAGVVVGGGSDHMQKIGSLRSINPYNPFLGMWVAVSRRAKGYEGRLHPEEALTREQAIRLYTINNAKLLFLEDKIGSLEAGKRADFTVIDRDLLACPEAEIRATRVLSTYLDGKRIFDRSE, from the coding sequence ATGACGATGTCACGCGCCCTTTGGTGGATCGCCGGTTTGCTCTCGCTGTTCGGAGGCTGCCGCGACGCCGTGGGCGACGAGGTCGCCGACCTCATCCTCCACCATGGGAAGGTCGTCACCGTCGACCGCGATTTCTCGGTCCGACAGGCCCTGGCCGTCAAAGGGGGGCGGCTCCTGCGGGTCGGTGACGACGACGACGTCCTCAAGCTCCAGGGGCCCGGAACCGTTCTGGTCGACCTCGGGGGCCGGATGGTTCTTCCGGGGCTGATCGACTCGCACACGCACCCGACCGATGCGAGCATGACCGAGTTCGACCACCCGATCCCCGAAATGGAGACGATCGGAGACGTCCTGGACTACATTCGCGCGCGGGCCGTCGCACTGGGGCCCGACAAGTGGGTCGTCGTCCGCCAGGTGTTCATCACCCGGCTGAAAGAGCGGCGCTACCCGACGCGCGAGGAACTCGACCGGGTCGCGCCCGCGAACCCCGTGCTGTTCGCGACGGGCCCGGACGCCTCGCTCAATTCGGCGGCCCTGAAGCTCAGCGGGATCGATAAGGATTTCCGCCCGGAGGGCCCCGGAAAGGTCGAGATCGACCCCGCCACCGGCGCGCCGACGGGAATCCTCCGCAACCTCACCCGGTATGTGAAAGCGACTCCGTCGGAGCGCGCGCCCTCGGAATTGGACCGGGATAAACGCCTGGTCGAACTCTTCGCCGACTATAACTCGGTGGGCATCACCGCCGTGATCGATCGCGACGCCGACGCTCAGGCGGTCGAGCGCTATGGGCGACTGCACGAGGCCGGCGCGCTGTCGATCCGCATGGGCGTCTCGCACGGAGTGACCAATCTCGGCCCCATCGACGAGATCCTCGCGGAGATCCGCCGGGTGGCCGCTCATCCGCTCCGTCGGGGCGGGCCGATGCTCCGGATCGTCGGCGTCAAACTCTACCTCGACGGCGGCATGCTCACCGGCAGCGCCTTCATGCGCGAGCCGTGGGGAGTCAGCAAAATCTATTCGATCGACGACCCGACCTATAAGGGCGTGCTGTTCATCCCGCGCGAGCGACTTGTGCCGATGGTCCGCGCGGCCGTCGAGTCGGGCCTTCAGTTCACGGCCCACAGCGTCGGCGACGGCGCCGTGCACGCGCTGCTCGACGCTTATGAGGAGGTCGACAAGCAAACCCCCGTCGGGCCGACCAGACCCTGCATCACCCACTCGAATTTCATGAGTCGCGAGGCGATCGAGAAGGCCTCGCGCCTGGGCGTCGCGGTGGACGTCCAGCCGGCCTGGCTCTACCTCGACACGCCGACGCTGTCGGCCCATTTCGGTAATGACCGCCTGCGCTTTTTCCAGCCGCTGAGAAGCCTCTTCGCGGCGGGGGTCGTGGTCGGGGGCGGATCGGACCACATGCAGAAGATCGGCTCGCTGCGGTCGATCAACCCCTACAACCCGTTCCTGGGGATGTGGGTCGCCGTCTCGCGGCGGGCAAAAGGCTACGAGGGCCGGCTCCACCCCGAGGAGGCCCTGACCCGAGAGCAGGCGATCCGCCTCTACACCATCAACAACGCCAAGCTCCTCTTCCTGGAAGACAAGATCGGGTCGCTCGAAGCGGGCAAACGGGCGGACTTCACCGTCATCGACCGCGACCTGCTGGCCTGCCCCGAGGCCGAGATCCGCGCGACGCGCGTCTTGTCCACCTATCTCGACGGAAAGCGGATTTTCGACCGGAGCGAGTGA